Proteins encoded in a region of the Sugiyamaella lignohabitans strain CBS 10342 chromosome B, complete sequence genome:
- the AIM22 gene encoding putative lipoate--protein ligase (Putative lipoate-protein ligase; required along with Lip2 and Lip5 for lipoylation of Lat1p and Kgd2p; similar to E. coli LplA; null mutant displays reduced frequency of mitochondrial genome loss; GO_component: GO:0005739 - mitochondrion [Evidence IDA] [PMID 19570983]; GO_function: GO:0005524 - ATP binding [Evidence IEA]; GO_function: GO:0003824 - catalytic activity [Evidence IEA]; GO_function: GO:0016874 - ligase activity [Evidence IEA]; GO_function: GO:0016979 - lipoate-protein ligase activity [Evidence ISA] [PMID 19570983]; GO_function: GO:0000166 - nucleotide binding [Evidence IEA]; GO_function: GO:0016740 - transferase activity [Evidence IEA,IEA]; GO_process: GO:0006464 - cellular protein modification process [Evidence IEA]; GO_process: GO:0009249 - protein lipoylation [Evidence IEA]; GO_process: GO:0009249 - protein lipoylation [Evidence IMP] [PMID 19570983]), whose translation MPREEFTRDKHAQMVIDALNDLDSVCQHPPVDQEYINQSDINDLEGITSESLSEIPMFEDLTHAGIGSTRAPLAGPQVKLKLNERYDIVTKDENRKVSGSAYKIERQRAYHHGTMLLHSRLDILGALLHRDISRLGVIEGRGVASVKSPVTNIGCHEEVFMSAVVKAFQVSYYSDANDEHGWSSTEPVAVIDEKTALPQSIIDDAEIMKTWEWQFGQTPEFTHRISHPETDISTEFIVNRGRITKSKGVSARVEGLRYCSEDLYPHFSEQSWILGAIDGFSGNIPPGMTIS comes from the coding sequence ATGCCTCGAGAGGAGTTCACGAGAGACAAGCATGCTCAAATGGTGATAGATGCGTTGAATGACTTGGATTCAGTTTGTCAGCACCCTCCAGTAGATCAGGAATATATTAATCAAagtgatatcaatgatTTAGAAGGGATAACATCGGAGTCGCTGAGTGAGATACCAATGTTTGAAGATTTGACGCATGCTGGTATTGGATCAACTAGGGCACCTCTTGCCGGCCCACAGGTTAAACTAAAGCTGAACGAAAGATATGACATTGTCACAAAGGATGAGAATAGAAAAGTGTCTGGATCAGCTTATAAAATTGAACGGCAAAGAGCTTATCATCATGGGACAATGCTGTTGCATTCTAGACTGGATATACTAGGAGCTCTGTTACACAGAGATATTTCTAGGCTCGGTGTTATTGAAGGAAGGGGTGTTGCCAGTGTTAAATCTCCAGTTACAAATATTGGGTGCCATGAAGAAGTGTTTATGTCTGCCGTTGTTAAAGCATTCCAAGTATCATACTACTCTGACGCTAATGACGAACATGGCTGGTCCTCAACCgaaccagtagcagtaaTAGACGAGAAGACTGCACTTCCTCAGTCAAttattgatgatgctgaaatCATGAAGACATGGGAATGGCAATTTGGTCAAACCCCAGAATTTACGCATCGCATTTCTCATCCAGAAACGGACATCTCAACCGAGTTCATCGTGAACAGAGGTCGTATAACTAAATCAAAAGGTGTGAGTGCGAGAGTAGAAGGATTAAGATACTGCAGCGAGGACTTGTATCCACATTTTTCAGAGCAAAGCTGGATTTTAGGGGCTATTGACGGGTTTTCCGGTAATATTCCGCCAGGTATGACAATAAGTTAA
- the GCD11 gene encoding translation initiation factor eIF2 subunit gamma (Gamma subunit of the translation initiation factor eIF2; involved in the identification of the start codon; binds GTP when forming the ternary complex with GTP and tRNAi-Met; mutations in human ortholog cause X-linked intellectual disability (XLID); GO_component: GO:0016282 - eukaryotic 43S preinitiation complex [Evidence IDA] [PMID 12008673]; GO_component: GO:0033290 - eukaryotic 48S preinitiation complex [Evidence IDA] [PMID 17242201]; GO_component: GO:0005850 - eukaryotic translation initiation factor 2 complex [Evidence IMP] [PMID 8417348]; GO_component: GO:0043614 - multi-eIF complex [Evidence IDA] [PMID 11018020]; GO_component: GO:0043614 - multi-eIF complex [Evidence IDA] [PMID 15838098]; GO_function: GO:0005525 - GTP binding [Evidence IEA,IEA]; GO_function: GO:0005525 - GTP binding [Evidence IMP] [PMID 8947054]; GO_function: GO:0003924 - GTPase activity [Evidence IEA]; GO_function: GO:0000166 - nucleotide binding [Evidence IEA]; GO_function: GO:0005515 - protein binding [Evidence IPI] [PMID 22683627]; GO_function: GO:0000049 - tRNA binding [Evidence IMP] [PMID 8947054]; GO_function: GO:0003743 - translation initiation factor activity [Evidence IEA]; GO_function: GO:0003743 - translation initiation factor activity [Evidence IMP] [PMID 23063529]; GO_function: GO:0031369 - translation initiation factor binding [Evidence IDA] [PMID 22683627]; GO_process: GO:0006184 - GTP catabolic process [Evidence IEA]; GO_process: GO:0001731 - formation of translation preinitiation complex [Evidence IDA] [PMID 12008673]; GO_process: GO:0045903 - positive regulation of translational fidelity [Evidence IMP] [PMID 9308967]; GO_process: GO:0006412 - translation [Evidence IEA]; GO_process: GO:0006413 - translational initiation [Evidence IEA]; GO_process: GO:0006413 - translational initiation [Evidence IMP] [PMID 23063529]) has product MSDDLQDQVPDIVIDGKNMEPEEEYEEYSDAENNEEQPKVVADEETSKGSKSVSFAGLDDDDVAADGLTAEERRQKEFEEGGGLPEQPDNPDFTKLNPLSPEIIQRQATINIGTIGHVAHGKSTVVKAISGVQTVRFKNELERNITIRLGYANAKIYKCSNSECPRPTRFKSYGSGKEISPKCEAPGCSGRYELVRHVSFVDCPGHDILMSTMLSGAAVMDAALLLIAGNESCPQPQTSEHLAAIQIMALEHVIILQNKVDLMKEDSAFEHYQSVVRFVKGTPAEGAPIVPISAQLKYNIDAVNEFIVEKIPVPPRDFTALPKLIVIRSFDVNKPGSEVEELKGGVAGGSILNGVLRLGDEIEIRPGIVHKNETTNKIECRPIKSRIVSLFADDNDLKFAVPGGLIGVGTKVDPTLCRADRLVGHVLGHVGKLPEIYIELEITYFLLRRLLGVKTEDKKLTKIQKLTKGEVLMVNVGSTTTGARVTSVRADMAKLQLTSPACTEIGEKVALSRRVEKHWRLIGWGSIHAGSTLEPVE; this is encoded by the coding sequence ATGTCTGACGACTTACAAGATCAAGTTCCTGACATCGTCATTGATGGCAAGAACATGGAGCCTGAAGAAGAGTATGAAGAATACAGCGATGCTGAAAACAACGAAGAACAGCCTAAAGTTGTTGCTGACGAAGAGACTTCGAAAGGAAGTAAAAGTGTATCATTTGCTGGCttagatgatgatgacgttGCCGCTGATGGTTTAACTGCTGAAGAGCGTCGTCAAAAAGAATTCGAAGAGGGTGGTGGTTTACCTGAACAACCTGACAACCCCGATTTCACTAAATTGAATCCATTAAGTCCCGAAATTATTCAAAGACAAGCTACTATCAATATTGGTACCATTGGACATGTAGCCCATGGCAAATCTACAGTTGTGAAGGCTATTTCTGGAGTTCAAACTGTTCGTTTTAAGAACGAATTGGAACGTAATATTACTATTCGTCTTGGTTATGCAAATGCTAAGATCTATAAATGCTCAAACTCTGAGTGTCCGAGACCCACAAGATTCAAGTCATACGGATCTGGTAAAGAAATCTCTCCTAAGTGTGAGGCCCCCGGTTGTTCTGGAAGATACGAGCTTGTGAGACACGTCAGTTTCGTTGATTGCCCCGGTCACGATATTCTTATGAGTACAATGCTTTCAGGAGCAGCTGTAATGGATGCTGCTCTTTTATTGATTGCTGGTAATGAATCCTGTCCCCAGCCCCAAACAAGTGAGCATTTGGCAGCTATTCAAATTATGGCTCTTGAGCATGTTATCATTTTGCAAAACAAGGTCGACTTAATGAAGGAGGACTCTGCATTTGAACACTATCAAAGTGTTGTCAGATTTGTTAAGGGTACTCCTGCTGAGGGTGCTCCCATTGTCCCTATCTCGGCCCAACTTAAATATAACATTGATGCTGTCAATGAGTTTATTGTGGAGAAGATTCCTGTTCCACCAAGAGACTTCACCGCTTTACCTAAGCTCATTGTCATCAGATCTTTCGATGTTAACAAGCCTGGTTCTGAAGTTGAGGAACTCAAGGGcggtgttgctggtggttctATCCTTAATGGTGTTCTACGATTGGGTGATGAAATCGAGATCCGTCCAGGCATTGTACACAAGAACGAAACTACCAACAAAATTGAATGTAGACCAATCAAGTCTAGGATTGTTAGTCTGTTCGCTGACGATAATGATCTGAAGTTTGCGGTTCCAGGTGGTCTTATTGGTGTTGGTACCAAGGTCGACCCTACCTTGTGCAGGGCTGATCGTTTGGTTGGCCATGTTTTGGGCCATGTTGGCAAGTTGCCAGAGATTTACATCGAATTAGAGATTACCTACTTCTTACTCCGACGACTACTTGGTGTTAAGACTGAAGATAAGAAGCTGACTAAGATTCAAAAGCTTACTAAGGGTGAGGTTTTAATGGTTAATGTCGGTTCCACTACTACTGGCGCTCGTGTCACGAGTGTTCGTGCTGATATGGCCAAGCTGCAACTCACTTCGCCTGCTTGTACTGAAATTGGAGAGAAGGTGGCCTTATCTCGTAGAGTTGAGAAGCATTGGAGATTGATTGGTTGGGGCAGTATTCACGCTGGTAGCACCTTGGAGCCTGTCGAGTAG
- the EFM2 gene encoding Efm2p (S-adenosylmethionine-dependent methyltransferase; methylates translation elongation factors EF2 (Eft1p and Eft2p) and EF3A (Yef3p); belongs to the seven beta-strand family; green fluorescent protein (GFP)-fusion protein localizes to the cytoplasm; predicted to be involved in ribosome biogenesis; GO_component: GO:0005737 - cytoplasm [Evidence IDA] [PMID 14562095]; GO_function: GO:0008757 - S-adenosylmethionine-dependent methyltransferase activity [Evidence IDA] [PMID 21858014]; GO_function: GO:0016279 - protein-lysine N-methyltransferase activity [Evidence IMP] [PMID 22522802]; GO_process: GO:0018022 - peptidyl-lysine methylation [Evidence IMP] [PMID 22522802]): MTVEHIFDLPNIRKSPDAAVISSTLDELAPKKRVKNFSRADDNFALFDQSSLFVWLTSLLASPLDWIDSEDVREEIWASASLRLSERCGRTAAPEFEREIEVTLADGTPLEIRLLEPSLTEDSLGLKTWGSALVLANRLAKEHAKLLRDPILELGSGTGLSGIVAAKLGHEIWVSDLPEIIDNLRRNVSMNCNSSDNIRAEVLDWANPSESEIFKEKKEEFSSILVSDPIYSPQHPKMVCDMIKTFLRHTSDALVCVQLPLRRKFEQERTSFYAGLESIGLVRIRYEIEHGVDDFGEMDYAWSSWKWRD, from the coding sequence ATGACTGTAGAGCACATTTTTGATCTTCCTAATATTAGGAAATCtcctgatgctgctgtgaTATCTTCTACACTGGACGAATTAGcgccaaaaaaaagagtcaAAAATTTCTCTCGAGCAGACGACAATTTTGCACTTTTCGATCAGTCTAGCTTATTTGTCTGGCTGACATCATTATTAGCCAGTCCTCTCGATTGGATAGACAGTGAAGATGTGAGAGAGGAAATATGGGCCTCAGCAAGTCTAAGACTTTCCGAAAGATGTGGCCGGACAGCTGCCCCTGAGTTTGAGCGCGAGATAGAAGTCACTCTAGCGGATGGCACACCTTTAGAAATAAGGCTACTAGAACCGTCTTTAACCGAAGACAGTTTAGGTCTGAAGACATGGGGCTCTGCTCTGGTCTTAGCAAATAGATTAGCTAAGGAGCACGCTAAACTTCTTAGAGATCCCATTTTGGAACTAggttctggaactggacTCTCTGGGATTGTCGCAGCGAAGCTTGGCCATGAAATATGGGTTTCAGATTTGCCCGAAATAATAGACAATCTAAGAAGAAATGTTTCTATGAACTGTAACAGCTCAGATAATATTCGTGCTGAAGTTCTTGACTGGGCTAATCCTTCAGAATCTGAAATctttaaagaaaagaaagaggagTTCTCGTCAATTTTGGTTTCTGATCCAATATACTCACCGCAGCATCCCAAGATGGTGTGCGATATGATAAAGACGTTCTTGAGACACACTAGTGATGCTTTGGTATGTGTTCAGCTTCCTCTGCGGCGAAAATTTGAGCAAGAGAGGACTAGCTTCTATGCTGGGCTGGAGAGTATTGGTCTGGTGAGGATACGCTATGAAATTGAACATGGAGTGGATGACTTTGGCGAAATGGACTACGCTTGGTCATCATGGAAATGGCGAGATTAA
- the POP4 gene encoding Pop4p (Subunit of both RNase MRP and nuclear RNase P; RNase MRP cleaves pre-rRNA, while nuclear RNase P cleaves tRNA precursors to generate mature 5' ends and facilitates turnover of nuclear RNAs; binds to the RPR1 RNA subunit in RNase P; GO_component: GO:0005655 - nucleolar ribonuclease P complex [Evidence IEA]; GO_component: GO:0005655 - nucleolar ribonuclease P complex [Evidence IDA] [PMID 9620854]; GO_component: GO:0005634 - nucleus [Evidence IEA,IEA]; GO_component: GO:0000172 - ribonuclease MRP complex [Evidence IEA]; GO_component: GO:0000172 - ribonuclease MRP complex [Evidence IPI] [PMID 17881380]; GO_component: GO:0000172 - ribonuclease MRP complex [Evidence IDA] [PMID 9620854]; GO_component: GO:0030677 - ribonuclease P complex [Evidence IEA]; GO_function: GO:0003723 - RNA binding [Evidence IEA]; GO_function: GO:0003723 - RNA binding [Evidence IDA] [PMID 23700311]; GO_function: GO:0042134 - rRNA primary transcript binding [Evidence IDA] [PMID 17881380]; GO_function: GO:0000171 - ribonuclease MRP activity [Evidence IMP] [PMID 9085845]; GO_function: GO:0004526 - ribonuclease P activity [Evidence IMP] [PMID 9085845]; GO_function: GO:0004540 - ribonuclease activity [Evidence IEA]; GO_process: GO:0090501 - RNA phosphodiester bond hydrolysis [Evidence IEA]; GO_process: GO:0034965 - intronic box C/D snoRNA processing [Evidence IDA] [PMID 18713869]; GO_process: GO:0006379 - mRNA cleavage [Evidence IEA]; GO_process: GO:0006379 - mRNA cleavage [Evidence IDA] [PMID 14729943]; GO_process: GO:0006364 - rRNA processing [Evidence IEA,IEA]; GO_process: GO:0006364 - rRNA processing [Evidence IMP] [PMID 9085845]; GO_process: GO:0008033 - tRNA processing [Evidence IEA,IEA]; GO_process: GO:0008033 - tRNA processing [Evidence IMP] [PMID 9085845]): MARTSLEEILLSRSHSDERTKDLLATRYSVSGDQKPFLVLTPTKGNNKLSGKALVAPEAAGKEHKNNEKIYKSKKSQLTNARTALSDYILESKNCQKIVKSKLRSKQFNSVDELPSSLIANVPKYENFLELHRIWKLYITDLIYGSNASVSTRADRPSRAQELATATKLTTADFHGSLLKVTSSHNPTLIGLKGIVIWESKSSFVIVCESSGSNIGGLRILNKKGTRFSTTVYQGESDTTGYSYEILGSRLIYRTADRSNRKFKSRSIEDL; the protein is encoded by the coding sequence ATGGCTAGAACTTCTTTGGAAGAGATTCTGTTAAGCAGATCTCATAGCGATGAAAGAACTAAAGATTTACTAGCCACTAGATATTCTGTTTCAGGCGATCAGAAACCGTTCTTGGTCCTTACTCCCACTAAAGGCAACAACAAATTATCTGGCAAGGCATTGGTCGCTCcagaagctgctggaaaAGAACACAAAAACAACGAAAAAATATACAAGAGCAAAAAGAGCCAATTAACGAATGCCAGAACTGCTCTTTCCGATTACATTTTAGAATCTAAAAATTGTCAGAAGATAGTAAAGAGCAAGCTACGGAGTAAACAGTTCAATTCTGTTGATGAGCTTCCTAGTAGTTTGATAGCAAATGTCCCAAAATATGAGAATTTCCTCGAACTTCACAGAATATGGAAATTGTATATTACGGATTTAATATATGGATCCAATGCTAGTGTGTCTACAAGAGCAGATAGACCATCACGAGCCCAGGAGTTAGCTACGGCGACGAAACTGACAACAGCTGATTTTCATGGATCTCTATTAAAAGTTACATCGTCTCATAATCCCACATTAATTGGTCTGAAAGGTATTGTTATTTGGGAAAGCAAGTCTTCTTTCGTCATTGTTTGTGAATCAAGTGGCTCAAACATTGGTGGATTACGTATTCTAAATAAGAAGGGAACGCGTTTTAGTACCACCGTATACCAAGGGGAATCAGATACAACAGGATACTCCTACGAAATTCTAGGCTCACGGCTAATCTACAGGACTGCTGATAGATCAAATAGAAAATTCAAAAGCCGAAGTATAGAGGATCTATGA
- the LEU3 gene encoding leucine-responsive transcriptional regulator LEU3: MNPSVPGTNKQGSPNSHGAVNPNGAGSSLSPVTTSIPDPGSSGSTGSLEETTGKRIACIECRQQKVRCDGHEKWPGPCTRCIKRKTECKMEPNFKRTSKRQRMMELEREMEDLKKRTGLTSLNVNSDGTLSPPSKYHNSNGTFNHPPQSQLPIHKLLPSPIYFPQRHDSGMPTHRPEWVVNNWECSPKTIDGFTLSSDTIKNLFKEFVDKYHPFLPVVDVSRGPEQIYHLCPSLFWTIMAVASRRYDKDGELMMQLTPLLNSCLAEITISPVTKYGSIDQSVTQGRAGISRHDDDSNTSRPASSNTNTVLNLASVYSVQAFLICTMWPPLTSTISADSSWNSAGIAMFNSIRVGLHCPGYARDFGRIKQDNAIYPKITEQVRTWICCNIVSQSVAGMFGFPSFTSFDATVLSACRVDSGIDIPESIRLMMTIQRLENEIEKGLNSNLKDPLGLSELSERLSIIQMMAQKLDELELSLSSSSEFDESRRFMFLVSRVHLMTYYFLDNDRLNSFQRQRGLVQAYNAALALLDHSDNVCRRDKDFIRYLPQVYIQLLWQSATIVNKIYHSQYAQYVDAHAGRALYIATVQHIGKASILKHDVSYRAAEIMQQIWQVYDALVDRPDPHDLTLEAKVSIRTRMAASVFFDCLWTMREQCEIRSVAPAILNQRTTSTPDNVEESLPENNTSTSVTGLSGRSMTTTPTSSLHQQQPTTQQLSTIPLTYPVAQEHVDITSGSISNNAGIAVSLSNSSVQQPQPVTAPNVPLGVSGSSTPISLAPFRPVSATASAIRDQPNSPSLGGVGSMTLTPGTTATSTPTQANRLSQQPISTSSNNPANGTATGTGFEWDYDLVWKDVDSMMNDFGFRVEEVASFM; encoded by the coding sequence ATGAATCCTTCGGTTCCAGGGACCAATAAACAAGGCTCACCAAACAGCCATGGTGCGGTTAATCCCAACGGTGCTGGAAGCTCGTTGAGCCCCGTCACGACATCTATTCCAGACCCAGGCTCCTCTGGTTCAACTGGATCCTTAGAAGAAACGACTGGGAAGCGTATAGCATGTATAGAATGTCGGCAGCAGAAAGTGCGATGTGACGGTCATGAAAAATGGCCTGGCCCTTGTACAAGATGTATAAAGCGGAAAACTGAATGCAAGATGGAGCCAAATTTCAAGAGAACTTCTAAGCGTCAGCGAATGATGGAGCTCGAAAGAGAAATGGAAgacttgaagaagagaactGGCCTTACTTCTCTAAATGTGAACTCTGACGGTACATTGTCACCTCCCTCAAAATATCACAATTCCAATGGAACTTTTAATCACCCTCCGCAAAGTCAGCTTCCAATTCACAAATTACTACCATCTCCAATTTACTTTCCTCAACGACATGATTCGGGGATGCCCACTCATCGACCAGAATGGGTTGTGAATAATTGGGAATGTTCACCGAAAACCATTGATGGTTTTACTCTTTCTTCTGATACCATAAAGAACTTGTTCAAGGAATTCGTTGATAAGTACCATCCGTTTTTACCGGTAGTGGATGTTTCTCGCGGTCCTGAACAAATATACCACCTGTGCCCATCTTTGTTTTGGACCATAATGGCTGTAGCTTCTAGAAGGTATGACAAAGATGGAGAGCTCATGATGCAATTGACCCCTTTATTAAATAGCTGTTTGGCCGAGATTACTATCTCTCCAGTAACAAAATATGGGTCCATTGACCAATCCGTAACGCAAGGAAGGGCGGGGATTTCTAGGcatgatgatgatagcaACACTTCAAGGCCTGCAAGCTCCAACACAAATACTGTCTTGAATCTTGCATCTGTCTATTCGGTGCAggctttcttgatttgtaCTATGTGGCCTCCCTTGACATCTACAATTAGCGCCGATTCATCTTGGAACTCTGCTGGTATTGCCATGTTTAATTCGATCCGCGTAGGGTTACATTGTCCTGGTTATGCGCGAGATTTTGGCAGAATCAAGCAAGATAATGCCATCTATCCTAAAATTACTGAGCAAGTTAGAACGTGGATATGCTGTAATATTGTCTCGCAGTCCGTTGCGGGTATGTTTGGCTTTCCTTCTTTTACAAGCTTTGATGCTACTGTTCTGTCTGCTTGTAGAGTTGACTCGGGTATCGATATTCCTGAGTCGATTCGGTTAATGATGACTATACAGCGGCTAGAAAACGAGATTGAGAAGGGGTTAAACTCGAATCTAAAAGATCCGCTAGGATTATCCGAACTATCGGAGCGCCTTTCTATTATACAGATGATGGCCCAGAAGCTAGATGAGCTTGAATTAAGCCTTTCATCGTCTAGTGAGTTTGATGAGTCTCGTCGGTTTATGTTTCTTGTTTCGCGAGTTCACTTGATGACATACTATTTCTTGGATAATGATCGACTGAATAGCTTTCAACGCCAACGTGGCTTGGTGCAAGCTTATAACGCTGCACTAGCATTGCTGGACCACTCCGATAATGTCTGTCGTAGAGATAAAGATTTCATTCGGTATCTACCTCAGGTCTATATTCAATTGCTATGGCAGTCAGCGACTATTGTGAACAAAATCTATCATTCCCAGTACGCGCAATACGTTGATGCGCATGCCGGCAGAGCCTTATATATTGCTACAGTCCAGCATATTGGCAAGGCTTCAATTTTGAAGCACGATGTGTCGTATAGAGCAGCCGAGATTATGCAGCAGATCTGGCAGGTATATGATGCTTTAGTTGATAGACCAGATCCTCACGACCTTACGTTGGAGGCGAAAGTTTCTATTAGGACTAGAATGGCTGCTAGTGTATTTTTCGATTGTCTTTGGACCATGAGAGAACAATGTGAGATTCGTAGTGTGGCTCCTGCAATTCTTAACCAGCGGACGACAAGTACTCCTGACAATGTTGAAGAGAGCCTCCCAGAAAACAATACGAGTACTAGTGTGACGGGCTTGTCAGGGCGATCTATGACGACAACGCCGACATCTTCTTtacaccagcaacaaccaaCGACTCAACAGCTGTCAACTATTCCTCTGACTTATCCTGTTGCTCAAGAACATGTTGACATAACGTCTGGCTCAATTTCGAACAATGCAGGTATTGCTGTGTCACTATCTAACTCCAGTGtacaacaaccacaacctGTTACGGCCCCTAATGTTCCCCTGGGAGTGTCAGGTTCCAGTACGCCTATCTCGCTTGCTCCATTCAGGCCTGTTTCGGCTACCGCCAGTGCTATCCGTGATCAGCCTAATTCACCTTCActtggtggtgttggttcTATGACTCTCACCCCTGGCACCACTGCAACTTCGACACCGACCCAAGCCAATAGGTTATCACAGCAACCTATATCCACAAGTTCTAATAATCCGGCAAATGGGACGGCTACAGGAACTGGTTTCGAATGGGATTATGATCTTGTATGGAAAGATGTGGATTCAATGATGAACGATTTTGGTTTCCGTGTAGAGGAGGTTGCTTCATTTATGTAA